ACTGTAGAGACATTAGCGAGGGTGCGATCGTTGTTGTTCCCAGCGAAACAGCGCCACCATCAGGGCCACAACGCCAACTTGCAGAGCAAAGTTAGGCAATGCAGAACTAACATCCCGTCCTGCTGCTAGTTGTGCCAAAAACACCAGCGCCCCAACGCAGCCAGATAGCCCAAAGGCCAGATAGAAAAACCGCCGGATACCCTTGTAGGGAGCTGCTAGCTCAGCCTTGAGACGGGCATATTCTGGGGATTTAGGATCTAAACGAGAGGGCATGGGGCAAAGATACGCATCAAGGGATTACGATCGGCAAAGCTCTTGACTATAATACTGGGATGAAGGTGAAAAACCAACCATGCCGATGTAGCTCAGTGGTAGAGCATTCGATTCGTAATCGAACGGTCGTGAGTTCAAATCTCATCATCGGCTTAGAATGCCGTAGCGCTGGTACTAATGTCTGTCGCTGCAAATGTCTGTCGCTGCAAAGGCGGGAGGAGCAATAAGTTCTTCTACGGGCCGGGCCTCTAGGTTTTGACGGAGGAAGGAGCTGTTGGCGGTGTTTTCTAGCAACCGTCGAATCAGGTAGGCCATGCCAGGAATCAGCTCCCCAAAGGGGCAGTAGACTCGCACGCGATAGCCCTGGTGCACTAGTGCCTGGGCAAGTTTGTCTGCCATGCCGTAGAGGACTTGCAGTTCAAGACAGCGGTTGGGGATCTGAAGGTCACGGGCGATCGCGATCGCATGGGCCTGGGAACGGACGTTATGGCTGGCGATCGCAGCGTAAAGCACAGTGTGGTTTTCTAGCAACAGGCGTGTCAAGCGCTCAAAGTTGGCATCCGTCGA
The sequence above is drawn from the Cyanobacteriota bacterium genome and encodes:
- a CDS encoding DUF3493 domain-containing protein, translated to MPSRLDPKSPEYARLKAELAAPYKGIRRFFYLAFGLSGCVGALVFLAQLAAGRDVSSALPNFALQVGVVALMVALFRWEQQRSHPR